A single region of the Plantactinospora soyae genome encodes:
- a CDS encoding serine hydrolase domain-containing protein, with translation MTFDNAAWQARFDELREIHHVPGATLAVLVDGQIHELASGVLHRGTGVVTTTDSVFQSGSIAKVYTATLVMQLVDAGKLDLDAPVVDVLPEFGTPDPEATKRITTRQLLSHTAGVTNDFTYDSGRGDDCLARYVEAAKEVALDCPPGTAVSYGSLGYVVLGRLIEVLTGKTWDQALQDYLAGPLGLAHTMTLPEEALRFRVAMSHLGEPGQDPDPAPAWDLMPRSAGPYGRVLITAADVACFAQLHLAGGTSPDGTRILSADSVTAMQRREVDVPDKWTVSADGWGLGWTLYDWDGIAGYGHDGAAIGQYAYLRIVPHAGVAVVLLTNGGGARQLYAALFRELLAEFAGVRMPEAFGPAAQPPTVDVTPLLGTYRREGVVITVSRQADGAAHLRYEFVDGMRDLSPPLEMELTPVSENVFAASGAGPSFSEDYMPVVFATLANGTECVYVGMRAAPKIR, from the coding sequence ATGACTTTCGACAACGCCGCCTGGCAGGCCCGGTTCGACGAACTGCGCGAGATCCACCACGTACCCGGTGCGACCCTGGCCGTACTCGTCGACGGACAGATCCACGAGCTGGCCAGCGGCGTCCTGCACCGGGGCACCGGAGTGGTGACGACCACCGACTCCGTCTTCCAGTCCGGCTCGATCGCCAAGGTCTACACCGCCACCCTGGTGATGCAGTTGGTCGACGCCGGCAAGCTGGACCTGGACGCGCCGGTGGTGGACGTGCTGCCGGAGTTCGGCACGCCCGACCCCGAGGCGACGAAGCGGATCACGACCCGACAACTGCTCAGCCACACCGCCGGGGTGACCAACGACTTCACCTACGACTCGGGCCGGGGCGACGACTGTCTGGCCAGGTACGTCGAGGCCGCCAAGGAGGTGGCGCTGGACTGCCCGCCCGGCACGGCGGTCTCCTACGGCAGCCTCGGATACGTCGTACTGGGCCGCCTCATCGAGGTGCTCACCGGCAAGACCTGGGACCAGGCACTTCAGGACTACCTCGCGGGACCGCTCGGGCTCGCGCACACGATGACGCTGCCCGAGGAGGCGCTCCGGTTCCGGGTGGCCATGAGTCACCTCGGCGAGCCCGGCCAGGACCCCGATCCGGCTCCGGCCTGGGACCTGATGCCACGCTCGGCGGGCCCGTACGGCCGGGTCCTGATCACCGCCGCCGACGTCGCCTGCTTCGCCCAACTGCACCTGGCCGGGGGCACCTCCCCGGACGGCACCCGGATCCTCTCCGCCGACAGCGTGACGGCGATGCAGCGCCGCGAGGTGGACGTACCGGACAAGTGGACCGTCAGCGCGGACGGCTGGGGCCTGGGCTGGACCCTGTACGACTGGGACGGCATCGCCGGCTACGGCCACGACGGCGCCGCGATCGGCCAGTACGCCTACCTGCGGATCGTTCCGCACGCCGGGGTCGCGGTCGTCCTGCTGACCAACGGCGGCGGCGCCCGACAGCTGTACGCCGCGCTGTTCCGCGAACTGCTGGCCGAGTTCGCCGGAGTACGCATGCCGGAGGCGTTCGGGCCGGCCGCGCAACCGCCCACGGTGGACGTCACGCCACTGCTCGGCACGTACCGGCGGGAGGGTGTCGTCATCACGGTCAGCCGGCAGGCCGACGGCGCCGCGCACCTGCGGTACGAGTTCGTCGACGGCATGCGGGACCTCTCGCCGCCGCTGGAGATGGAGCTGACGCCGGTGTCGGAGAACGTCTTCGCCGCCTCCGGGGCCGGGCCCTCGTTCAGCGAGGACTACATGCCGGTGGTCTTCGCCACCCTGGCCAACGGCACCGAGTGCGTGTACGTCGGCATGCGCGCCGCGCCGAAGATCCGCTGA
- a CDS encoding SGNH/GDSL hydrolase family protein, protein MRWRNFVAVGDSFTEGLDDTYPDGSFRGWADLVAATLAAEAGPDFGYANLAIRGRLFGNVVAEQVPVALDMRPDLISFAAGGNDVLRRNFDPYPLMERFDKVVAELRADGADVLLFRFADVMARLPGQRFVAPRVATLNQAVGEVAERHGAMLVDLFADEVFLNPVLWSPDRLHLSAAGHRRVAARVLATLELPPDEQWLVVPPRPAPTPWLAARGADLRWAGQHLAPWVKRRLTGRSSGDTVSAKRPMLGPFPHQPFVD, encoded by the coding sequence GTGCGCTGGCGCAACTTCGTGGCGGTGGGGGACAGCTTCACCGAGGGACTGGACGACACCTACCCGGACGGCAGTTTCCGGGGCTGGGCCGACCTGGTGGCCGCGACGCTGGCCGCCGAGGCCGGTCCGGACTTCGGGTACGCCAACCTCGCGATCCGGGGTCGACTGTTCGGCAACGTCGTGGCGGAGCAGGTGCCCGTCGCCCTCGACATGCGACCCGACCTGATCAGTTTCGCGGCCGGCGGCAACGACGTACTGCGTCGCAACTTCGACCCGTACCCGCTGATGGAGCGGTTCGACAAGGTCGTCGCGGAACTGCGGGCCGATGGGGCCGACGTACTGCTGTTCCGGTTCGCCGACGTGATGGCCCGGCTGCCCGGTCAGCGCTTCGTCGCGCCCCGGGTGGCGACCCTGAACCAGGCCGTCGGCGAGGTGGCGGAGCGGCACGGCGCGATGCTGGTGGACCTCTTCGCCGACGAGGTCTTCCTCAACCCGGTGCTGTGGAGCCCCGACCGGCTGCACCTGTCGGCGGCCGGGCACCGCCGGGTGGCGGCCCGGGTGCTGGCCACGCTCGAATTGCCGCCGGACGAACAGTGGCTGGTGGTGCCGCCCCGGCCGGCCCCGACGCCGTGGCTGGCGGCCCGGGGCGCGGATCTGCGCTGGGCCGGACAGCACCTGGCGCCGTGGGTCAAGCGCCGGCTCACCGGCCGGTCGTCCGGGGACACGGTCAGCGCGAAACGGCCGATGCTGGGCCCGTTCCCCCACCAGCCGTTCGTGGACTGA
- a CDS encoding sulfurtransferase, with protein MPMPSDPAPELQDYADPQRLVTTGWLAEHLGSDGLVVIESDEDVLLYETGHIPGAVKVDWHLELNDQVTRDYLDAEAFARLCAAKGISRDDTVVFYGDNFNWWAAYALWVFTLFGHPDVRLLDGGRQKWVEQGRELTRDRTERAPAKYPVPQRDDAPVRAYRDQVLAHIAAARPLVDVRSPAEYTGELTHMANYPQEGALRGGHIPGAVNKPWKAAANDDGTFKRPDELRSIYADQLGLSPDDDVIAYCRIGERSSHTWFVLHHLLGYPRVRNYDGSWTEWGNLVRAPVVQGDKPGGLTTG; from the coding sequence ATGCCGATGCCGAGCGACCCCGCCCCCGAGCTGCAGGACTACGCCGACCCCCAGCGCCTGGTCACCACCGGGTGGCTGGCCGAACACCTGGGTTCGGACGGGCTGGTGGTGATCGAGTCCGACGAGGACGTGCTGTTGTACGAGACCGGGCACATTCCCGGCGCCGTGAAGGTCGACTGGCACCTGGAGCTGAACGACCAGGTGACCCGGGACTACCTCGACGCCGAGGCGTTCGCCCGGCTCTGCGCGGCGAAGGGGATCAGCCGGGACGACACGGTCGTCTTCTACGGCGACAACTTCAACTGGTGGGCGGCGTACGCGCTCTGGGTCTTCACGCTCTTCGGCCACCCCGACGTACGGCTGCTCGACGGTGGTCGGCAGAAGTGGGTCGAGCAGGGGCGGGAACTGACCCGGGACCGTACCGAGCGGGCTCCGGCGAAGTACCCGGTGCCGCAGCGCGACGACGCGCCGGTCCGGGCGTACCGGGACCAGGTGCTGGCGCACATTGCGGCGGCCCGCCCGCTGGTCGACGTACGGTCTCCGGCCGAGTACACCGGTGAGCTGACCCACATGGCGAACTACCCGCAGGAGGGTGCACTGCGCGGCGGGCACATTCCCGGCGCGGTGAACAAGCCGTGGAAGGCGGCGGCGAACGACGACGGCACGTTCAAGCGTCCCGACGAGCTGCGGTCGATCTACGCCGACCAGCTCGGGCTCTCGCCGGACGACGACGTGATCGCGTACTGCCGGATCGGCGAGCGGTCCAGCCACACCTGGTTCGTGCTGCACCACCTGCTCGGCTACCCGAGGGTGCGCAACTACGACGGCTCGTGGACCGAGTGGGGCAACCTGGTCCGGGCACCCGTGGTCCAGGGCGACAAGCCCGGCGGCCTCACCACCGGCTGA
- a CDS encoding CBS domain-containing protein, with amino-acid sequence MTQLRVRDVMTRQVVYLPLGTPLDEAARAMRDADIGDVVVTDGPNLLGMVTDRDIVVRAVAEGRDARQTTLGSVTTREIVMIEQNATATEAAMLMRERSVRRILVCDTDRQLVGIVSLGDLAVRLDPSSTLGEISEASPDS; translated from the coding sequence GTGACGCAGCTCAGGGTCCGCGACGTCATGACCAGGCAGGTCGTCTACCTGCCTCTGGGTACACCGCTGGACGAGGCCGCCCGGGCGATGCGGGACGCCGACATCGGCGACGTGGTGGTGACCGACGGGCCGAACCTGCTCGGCATGGTGACCGACCGGGACATCGTGGTCCGCGCGGTGGCCGAGGGCAGGGACGCCCGACAGACCACCCTCGGCTCGGTGACCACCCGGGAAATCGTGATGATCGAGCAGAATGCGACCGCAACGGAGGCGGCCATGCTGATGCGGGAGCGGTCCGTACGCCGGATCCTGGTGTGCGACACGGACCGCCAACTGGTCGGCATCGTCTCCCTGGGTGACCTGGCGGTTCGCCTGGACCCGTCGTCCACGCTCGGCGAGATCAGCGAGGCGAGTCCCGACAGCTGA
- a CDS encoding isochorismatase family protein, whose product MTSALVLIDLMPRIVALPLAPHTGTEVLDRCRRLAEAFRADDRPVVLVRVERPNVTEQPAGSDLVDGLVQPGDVVVVKRTIGAFHATDLHHQLQSRGVDTLVLAGLVTTMGVESTARAASDHGYEVEFVADAMSGLAADEHDFTVEKIFPRFGEVRNTEDYT is encoded by the coding sequence GTGACCTCCGCACTGGTACTGATCGACCTGATGCCCCGCATCGTCGCCCTGCCCCTCGCACCGCACACCGGCACGGAGGTCCTGGACCGCTGCCGCCGGCTGGCCGAGGCGTTCCGGGCAGACGACCGCCCGGTCGTGCTCGTCCGGGTGGAACGGCCGAACGTGACCGAGCAGCCGGCCGGCAGCGACCTCGTCGACGGTCTGGTCCAGCCCGGTGACGTGGTGGTCGTCAAACGCACAATCGGGGCGTTCCACGCCACCGACCTGCACCACCAGTTGCAGAGCCGGGGCGTGGACACGCTCGTGCTCGCCGGGCTGGTCACCACGATGGGAGTGGAGTCGACCGCGCGGGCGGCCAGCGACCACGGCTACGAGGTCGAGTTCGTCGCCGACGCGATGTCCGGCCTCGCCGCCGACGAGCACGATTTCACCGTCGAAAAGATCTTTCCAAGGTTCGGCGAGGTCCGGAACACCGAGGACTACACCTGA
- a CDS encoding MFS transporter has translation MLNGSAVPERHPGRWLILVVLCLSTLVLVIDNMALTVAVPSLAKDLGASAQDIQWILDSYILVFAGLLLTTGSLSDRFGRRKVMIIGLALFGVASLMATFASDPGQLIIARIVMGVGGALVMPSTLSILITVFDDTERRKAMSAWSAVAMVGLVGGPVLGGALIAWFWWGAVFLINVPIAALAIIAALVLMPESKGPWLRPDPLGAILSVVGMTALVWAIIELPAHGLTHPGTLGAFAVAVLALAGFVVWETRTSAPMVPLGLFRARNFSGGSLSLTLVQIGNGGLLLVLTQYLQFVLDYTPTEAGLAFIPMAVASLVFNILGATLGNRLGNRVLAAVGLTVMAVGFGLLAVVSPDAGFLMLGTALFVLGAGGGLAMPAAIAALMGTVPAEQAGVGSALNDTIQQAGAALGVAILGSIVSSAFTGAMSGAAPEAARHSIGDALGIAARTGDAGLAAAARDAFGTAMSASFAAAACGVLAAAVLALLVMRDPKAGPTPTAGPVEEPSLVLVGH, from the coding sequence ATGTTGAACGGAAGTGCGGTGCCGGAGCGCCACCCAGGGCGTTGGCTCATCCTGGTCGTGCTGTGCCTCAGCACGCTGGTGCTGGTGATCGACAACATGGCGTTGACGGTGGCGGTCCCGTCCCTGGCCAAGGATCTTGGCGCGAGCGCCCAGGACATCCAGTGGATTCTGGATTCCTACATCCTGGTTTTCGCCGGCCTGCTACTCACGACCGGCAGCCTCTCGGACCGGTTCGGCCGCCGGAAGGTCATGATCATCGGGCTGGCGCTGTTCGGAGTGGCCTCCCTGATGGCCACCTTCGCCTCGGACCCCGGCCAACTGATCATCGCGCGGATCGTGATGGGCGTGGGTGGCGCGCTGGTGATGCCGAGCACGCTGTCGATCCTGATCACGGTGTTCGACGACACCGAGCGCCGCAAGGCGATGTCCGCCTGGAGCGCCGTGGCGATGGTCGGCCTGGTGGGTGGCCCGGTCCTCGGCGGTGCGTTGATCGCCTGGTTCTGGTGGGGCGCGGTGTTCCTGATCAACGTGCCGATCGCGGCGCTGGCGATCATCGCGGCACTCGTACTGATGCCGGAGTCCAAGGGCCCCTGGCTGCGACCCGATCCGCTGGGCGCGATCCTCTCCGTGGTCGGGATGACCGCCCTGGTCTGGGCGATCATCGAGCTGCCCGCACACGGCCTGACCCATCCCGGCACCCTCGGCGCCTTCGCGGTGGCCGTACTGGCCCTGGCCGGGTTCGTGGTCTGGGAGACCCGCACCTCGGCTCCGATGGTTCCGCTGGGACTGTTCCGGGCCCGCAACTTCAGCGGCGGCAGCCTCTCCCTCACCCTGGTACAGATCGGTAACGGCGGACTGCTGCTGGTGCTGACCCAGTACCTGCAGTTCGTCCTCGACTACACGCCGACCGAGGCGGGCCTGGCCTTCATTCCGATGGCGGTCGCCTCGCTGGTCTTCAACATCCTCGGCGCCACCCTGGGCAACCGGCTCGGCAACCGCGTCCTGGCCGCGGTCGGGCTGACGGTGATGGCGGTCGGGTTCGGCCTGCTCGCGGTCGTCTCGCCGGACGCCGGGTTCCTGATGCTGGGAACGGCCCTGTTCGTCCTCGGTGCGGGCGGCGGGCTGGCGATGCCGGCGGCCATCGCGGCGCTGATGGGCACGGTGCCCGCCGAGCAGGCCGGGGTCGGTTCCGCGCTGAACGACACCATTCAGCAGGCGGGGGCCGCCCTCGGGGTGGCCATCCTCGGCAGCATCGTGTCGAGCGCGTTCACCGGCGCCATGTCCGGAGCAGCGCCCGAGGCCGCCCGCCACTCGATCGGTGACGCGCTCGGCATCGCCGCCCGGACCGGCGATGCCGGACTGGCCGCCGCCGCCCGCGACGCCTTCGGCACCGCGATGTCCGCCAGCTTCGCGGCGGCCGCCTGCGGCGTCCTGGCCGCGGCCGTACTCGCACTGCTCGTGATGCGTGACCCGAAGGCGGGGCCCACCCCGACCGCCGGCCCGGTGGAGGAACCGAGCCTGGTACTCGTCGGCCACTGA
- a CDS encoding dTDP-4-dehydrorhamnose 3,5-epimerase family protein, with the protein MKATELSIPGAWEFLPQQFSDDRGSFLVGYDAELFADALGFELAVAQVNQSVSRRGVIRGVHWADVPVGQAKYVYCSRGAVLDIVVDLRVGSPTFGQHEVTRLDTIDNRAVYLAEGLGHAFVAAEDESVVSYLCSTRYAPARERIVHVRDEELALPWPADIEPILSERDRNAPTLAELRAAGLLPDYRECQRSYQAHRARPTPRTG; encoded by the coding sequence GTGAAGGCCACCGAGCTCTCCATCCCCGGCGCCTGGGAGTTCCTGCCCCAGCAGTTCTCCGACGACCGGGGCAGTTTCCTGGTCGGGTACGACGCGGAGTTGTTCGCCGACGCGCTCGGGTTCGAGTTGGCCGTCGCGCAGGTCAACCAGAGCGTGTCCCGCCGAGGCGTGATCCGGGGCGTGCACTGGGCCGACGTGCCGGTCGGGCAGGCCAAGTACGTCTACTGCTCCCGAGGAGCCGTACTCGACATCGTCGTCGACCTGCGGGTCGGCTCGCCGACGTTCGGCCAGCACGAGGTGACCCGACTCGACACCATCGACAACCGCGCGGTCTACCTGGCCGAAGGGCTCGGTCACGCCTTCGTCGCGGCGGAGGACGAGAGCGTCGTCAGTTACCTCTGCTCCACCCGGTACGCCCCCGCCCGGGAACGCATCGTGCACGTACGTGACGAGGAACTGGCGCTGCCCTGGCCGGCCGACATCGAGCCGATCCTCTCCGAGCGGGACAGGAACGCCCCCACCCTGGCCGAGCTGCGGGCCGCCGGCCTGCTCCCGGACTACCGCGAGTGCCAGCGGTCCTACCAGGCACATCGGGCCCGCCCCACTCCCCGGACCGGCTGA
- a CDS encoding YncE family protein encodes MTTTRRDVLRLTGALLAGTAGVGAVTASAGCQFGSGDRDDAEAAGRKPTPREALVVELSDGKLAVVDAVTGRMLVQPAPAVVSGDGRRLVRVERPDGGTRLTSHRLPDGAAVSAGTLTGALTVRTISADGDLVALADDAGPGHTPYRPGPRERTTIVVADGAGQRRRLELPGNLEPEAFDASRQALFVLDYLPPTAPDRYRVRVVDLASGQVQPLLTRVKAVVPEGTEEEMRGEGRQAVYDRQRNRLFTLYTHQPDHVHTRDRIAAATDPTGAGARDDAPHVHAFVHTLDLTERWAFCVDLPAPFGERAAAGHTIALNRDGSRLYVADTGSGALATIDPAGLTVMDSVRFDALAGTAGSGNAVPAAATFDGAGMLLVGAGREVVGMAVTAGGGTDPRWSTPAEVRGLAGPPDGTRLYVGQPNAVLRVDAGTGTVRQRIDVPGLVALRQVIAST; translated from the coding sequence ATGACGACGACGAGGCGTGACGTGTTGCGGCTGACCGGCGCGCTGCTGGCCGGGACCGCCGGAGTCGGGGCGGTCACGGCCAGCGCGGGCTGCCAGTTCGGGTCCGGCGACCGGGACGACGCGGAGGCCGCCGGCCGCAAGCCGACTCCGCGTGAGGCGCTGGTGGTGGAGTTGTCCGACGGCAAGCTGGCGGTGGTCGACGCGGTGACCGGGCGGATGCTGGTCCAGCCGGCCCCGGCGGTGGTCAGCGGCGACGGCCGGCGGCTGGTCCGGGTCGAGCGCCCCGACGGGGGTACCCGGTTGACCAGTCACCGGCTGCCGGACGGTGCGGCGGTCAGCGCCGGCACCCTGACCGGGGCGCTCACGGTCCGCACCATCTCGGCGGACGGCGACCTGGTGGCGCTCGCCGACGACGCCGGGCCGGGGCACACGCCCTACCGGCCAGGGCCACGGGAGCGGACCACCATCGTGGTCGCCGACGGTGCCGGGCAACGCCGTCGACTGGAACTGCCCGGCAACCTCGAACCGGAGGCGTTCGACGCGTCCCGCCAGGCGCTGTTCGTCCTCGACTACCTGCCGCCGACCGCGCCGGACCGGTACCGGGTACGGGTCGTCGACCTCGCGTCCGGGCAGGTGCAGCCGCTGCTGACCCGGGTCAAGGCGGTGGTGCCGGAGGGCACCGAGGAGGAGATGCGCGGCGAGGGCCGGCAGGCGGTGTACGACCGGCAGCGCAATCGGCTGTTCACGCTCTACACGCACCAGCCGGACCACGTGCACACCCGGGACCGGATCGCCGCCGCCACGGACCCGACCGGTGCCGGGGCGCGGGACGACGCCCCGCACGTGCACGCCTTCGTACACACCCTCGACCTGACCGAACGCTGGGCGTTCTGCGTCGACCTGCCGGCGCCGTTCGGCGAGCGCGCGGCCGCCGGACACACGATCGCGCTGAACCGGGACGGCAGCCGGCTCTACGTGGCGGACACCGGTAGCGGCGCGCTGGCCACGATCGACCCCGCAGGGCTGACCGTGATGGACAGCGTCCGGTTCGACGCGCTGGCCGGTACTGCCGGGTCGGGTAACGCCGTACCGGCCGCCGCGACCTTCGACGGCGCCGGGATGCTGCTGGTCGGTGCCGGCCGCGAGGTGGTCGGGATGGCGGTCACCGCGGGCGGCGGCACGGATCCGCGGTGGTCCACGCCGGCCGAGGTACGCGGCCTCGCCGGCCCGCCCGACGGCACCCGGCTGTACGTCGGGCAGCCGAACGCCGTACTCCGGGTCGATGCCGGCACCGGGACGGTACGGCAGCGTATCGACGTACCCGGGCTGGTGGCCCTTCGGCAGGTCATCGCCTCGACATAG
- a CDS encoding SufE family protein, giving the protein MPPKLAEIVAEFADAPRDVVLEMLLEFSDAVPPLPAHLTDRTGMEQVPECQTAFFLRAEVAPDRTVTTWFDCPPEAPTTRAFAGILAEGLAGASAEEVLGVPDDLYQRMGLAQAISPLRIRGGNAILARLKRQVREQLG; this is encoded by the coding sequence ATGCCACCGAAACTCGCCGAGATCGTGGCCGAGTTCGCCGACGCCCCCCGGGACGTGGTCCTCGAAATGCTGCTGGAGTTCTCCGACGCGGTTCCGCCGCTGCCGGCCCATCTGACCGACCGGACCGGCATGGAGCAGGTGCCGGAGTGTCAGACGGCGTTCTTCCTCCGCGCCGAGGTGGCTCCGGACCGGACCGTGACCACCTGGTTCGACTGTCCGCCCGAGGCGCCCACCACCCGGGCCTTCGCCGGAATCCTGGCCGAGGGTCTGGCCGGGGCGAGCGCCGAGGAGGTGCTGGGCGTACCGGACGATCTCTATCAGCGGATGGGCCTGGCGCAGGCGATCAGCCCGCTACGGATCCGGGGCGGCAACGCCATCCTGGCCCGCCTCAAGCGGCAGGTACGCGAACAGCTCGGCTGA
- a CDS encoding proline--tRNA ligase has translation MLLRMSTLFLRTLREDPADAEVPSHRLLVRAGYIRRVAPGGYTWLPLGRLVLDRVTQVVREEMLAIGAQEVLLPALLPREPYETTGRWTEYGDEVFTLHDRRGADYLLGPTHEEMFALLVRDTLTSYRDFPVSLFQVQTKFRDEARPRAGLLRGREFLMKDSYSFDLDETGLRAAYGRHRDAYQRIFDRLGIDYTIVAAISGAMGGSASEEFLAPTPAGEDTFVGCTACDYAANTEAVTTPAPPAGDVHAQPSAQVYDTPDTPTIDALVELANDRQLGDRTDWTGSDILKNVVVAVRRPGLDEPELLVVGVPGDREVDLKRLAASLSPATVSMFDWTGTDGSGLVRGYIGPQLLAKLGIRYLVDPRVAPGTAWLTGANEPGRHATGVVCGRDFNPDGTIEAAEVRAGDPCPACRPGALTIRRGVEIGHVFQLGRRYTDAFRVDVLDRDGKPARLTMGSYGIGVSRAVAVIAEQHHDGQGLVWPAAVAPCDVHLIAAGKGPQTEAALELASQLVDLGLRVLVDDRAHVSAGVKFTDAELIGIPRAVVVGRRWTEGYVELRDRATGDRAELSVPDLVARLTG, from the coding sequence ATGCTGCTACGGATGTCCACGCTGTTTCTGCGTACGCTGCGCGAGGACCCGGCCGACGCGGAGGTGCCGAGCCATCGGCTGCTGGTCCGCGCCGGCTACATCCGGCGGGTCGCCCCGGGCGGCTACACGTGGCTGCCGCTCGGCCGGCTGGTACTGGACCGGGTCACCCAGGTGGTCCGGGAGGAGATGCTCGCGATCGGCGCCCAAGAGGTGCTGCTGCCGGCCCTGCTGCCCCGGGAGCCGTACGAGACGACCGGCCGGTGGACCGAGTACGGCGACGAGGTCTTCACCCTGCACGACCGGCGGGGCGCGGACTACCTGCTCGGGCCCACCCACGAGGAGATGTTCGCGCTGCTGGTCCGGGACACGCTCACCTCGTACCGCGATTTTCCGGTGTCGTTGTTCCAGGTGCAGACGAAGTTCCGGGACGAGGCGCGGCCCCGGGCCGGGCTGCTGCGCGGACGCGAGTTCCTGATGAAGGACTCCTACTCGTTCGACCTGGACGAGACCGGCCTGCGGGCCGCGTACGGCCGGCACCGCGACGCCTACCAGCGGATCTTCGACCGGCTGGGCATCGACTACACCATCGTCGCGGCGATCTCCGGTGCGATGGGCGGTTCCGCCTCCGAGGAGTTCCTCGCCCCGACGCCGGCCGGCGAGGACACCTTCGTCGGCTGTACCGCCTGCGACTACGCGGCCAACACGGAGGCGGTGACCACTCCGGCGCCGCCGGCCGGGGACGTCCACGCCCAGCCGTCGGCCCAGGTGTACGACACGCCGGACACCCCGACCATCGACGCCCTGGTCGAGCTGGCCAACGACCGGCAGCTCGGCGACCGGACCGACTGGACCGGCTCCGACATCCTCAAGAACGTGGTCGTGGCGGTACGCCGTCCCGGACTGGACGAGCCGGAGCTGCTGGTGGTCGGCGTACCGGGCGACCGGGAGGTCGACCTGAAGCGGCTCGCCGCGTCGTTGAGCCCCGCCACCGTCTCGATGTTCGACTGGACCGGGACCGACGGCAGTGGCCTGGTCCGGGGCTACATCGGCCCGCAGCTGCTGGCCAAGCTGGGCATCCGCTACCTGGTCGATCCCCGGGTGGCGCCCGGCACCGCCTGGTTGACCGGGGCGAACGAGCCGGGCCGGCACGCGACGGGCGTGGTCTGCGGGCGGGACTTCAACCCGGACGGAACGATCGAGGCGGCCGAGGTACGGGCCGGCGACCCGTGTCCCGCCTGCCGGCCGGGAGCGTTGACCATCCGCCGGGGCGTCGAGATCGGCCACGTGTTCCAGCTCGGTCGGCGCTACACCGACGCCTTCCGGGTCGACGTCCTCGACCGGGACGGCAAGCCCGCCCGGTTGACGATGGGCTCGTACGGCATCGGGGTGTCCCGGGCGGTGGCGGTGATCGCGGAACAGCACCACGACGGGCAGGGTCTGGTCTGGCCGGCGGCGGTGGCGCCGTGTGACGTACACCTGATCGCCGCCGGCAAGGGGCCGCAGACGGAGGCGGCGCTCGAACTCGCGAGCCAGCTCGTCGACCTCGGCCTGCGAGTGCTGGTCGACGACCGGGCGCACGTCTCGGCCGGGGTCAAGTTCACCGACGCCGAACTGATCGGCATCCCCCGCGCCGTCGTGGTCGGCCGCCGCTGGACCGAGGGGTACGTCGAACTGCGCGACCGGGCCACCGGCGATCGGGCCGAGCTGTCGGTGCCGGACCTGGTGGCGCGGCTGACCGGCTGA
- a CDS encoding pentapeptide repeat-containing protein has protein sequence MTESTQGRTARYEGETFRREDWYGDELAEREYVDCEFFDVDLTEATTRQVSFTNCTFGNVRFNASRHTDSAFVRCTFTRCNFFEAEFVGCKLVGSVFDQSSLRPLKVLGGDWSFVGLPGADLRGITVHGVRMREADLTGANCTDAVLADVDLSGAQLNRTRFTGCDLRGSDLSALDPTLVERTGAIVTAEQSIVLAQALGFEVRPAR, from the coding sequence ATGACGGAGTCGACACAGGGCCGTACGGCCCGGTACGAGGGAGAGACGTTCCGGCGCGAGGACTGGTACGGCGACGAGCTGGCCGAACGCGAGTACGTCGACTGCGAGTTCTTCGACGTCGACCTGACCGAGGCGACCACCCGGCAGGTCAGCTTTACGAACTGCACCTTCGGCAACGTCCGGTTCAACGCCTCCCGGCACACCGACTCGGCGTTCGTACGCTGCACCTTCACCCGCTGCAACTTCTTCGAGGCCGAGTTCGTCGGCTGCAAGCTCGTCGGCAGCGTCTTCGACCAGTCGTCCCTGCGCCCGTTGAAGGTGCTCGGCGGGGACTGGTCGTTCGTCGGGCTGCCCGGCGCCGACCTGCGCGGCATCACCGTGCACGGGGTACGGATGCGCGAGGCGGATCTGACCGGGGCGAACTGCACCGACGCGGTTCTCGCCGACGTCGACCTCTCCGGAGCGCAGCTCAATCGCACCCGGTTCACCGGATGTGACCTGCGCGGCAGCGACCTGAGCGCGCTCGACCCGACCCTCGTCGAGCGGACCGGCGCGATCGTCACCGCCGAACAGTCGATCGTGCTCGCCCAGGCGCTCGGCTTCGAGGTACGCCCAGCCCGCTGA